ATATAACATACACAATAAAAATATACAACGAAATAATTATCGTTAACTAATAACATATAAATAATGCACGTTGGGTACAATTATTAAGAGTTTTACCTGTATCAAAATCTATTATTTTAACAGTATTAAAACCACTGTTGTACAACATAAATCTTAGTGCATCCAAACTATAAACTTTTTCTGTTTGAGTTTCCCTAATCCTTTGATAAGAATTATCCTGATTTTTCACAAAAAAGTCAATATAAAAATCTATCAAATTATCTTCTTCATAATATTGATTAACCCAAGTATAAAAAATATCCTCATATTCATACACAAAGTGATTGTTACCCATTACTTCTATTAGCTTATAAGGAGTGTTTACATCAAACATAAACACTCCTGTACAATTTTCATTAATATTTGAGAACAAATTCTGTAGTTTTTCTGAGTCTAGTATATAGTTTATTGTATCTAAAGTAGAAAAAATAAAATCATAATTTTTTGTTAGCTCTAATTGACATAAATCCTCATTAATAATATTGATATTAGAAAATTTATCTGCACAAATTTTCAACATTTCTTTACTAAGATCCACTCCAGTATAATTAATTGAAGAGTTATAGAAGTATTTTGTCATATTTCCACTACCGATTCCTAACTCAAGAATAGATTCTGGTTTTATGTCTAATTTTTTTAATTCTTTTTTGATAACTTCAGAATACTCTTCATAATCAATATCAAAAGTTAATTTATCATAAATATACGCAAATTCTTTATACATCTTGATTCCAAATGAAAATGTAAGGTATATTTCGATATGATGATTTATAGTTCAAACCATAACCAACTATAAAGACATCATCGATTTCAAAACCAACATAATCAGCGTTATATTCAACTTGTCTTCTGCTTGGTTTATCAAGCAATACACATGTTTTAACACTTTTTGGATTTTTTTGTTTAATATATTCCAAAGTATTTACAATTGTATTTCCAGAATCAATAATGTCATCAACTATTAACACATCATAGTTTTCTAAATTTTCTCTTACATCAGTAAGAATTTTTACTTTACCTGTAGATTTTTCAGCGTCTTCATAAGAAGATGTAGTCATAAAATCAATACAAATTGGCATATCTATCTGTCTAACCAAATCAGACATGAACATAAAACTTCCTCTAAGAAGAGATACTACACATAAATTTTTATCTTTGTAATCTTTGGTAATTTGAGCACCTAATTCTTTAACTTTTTCTTTAATTTGTTGTTCACTTAATAATATTTCTTCTTTCATCATTCACCCCTGTATTAGAATTAATTACATCCTCATCTATCTTTTTTTCGATCTTCTTCAATGATACTAAAATTTTATTTAAAGTATATTGTACGCTGATCAAAACCATAATCAAAACAAAATCAAATATGATTTCGAATTTCATTACATATTTTCCTTAATAGAACTAATCGAATTATTAATATCGTCGATTAAATGTGAATATTTTTCAACTTTTTCTTTTTCCTTTTCTACAAGAGCTTCAGGAGCACCTTTTAAGAATCCTTCATTTTTTAGTTTTGATTCCGCTCTCTTTAATTCTGATTTAGCAGTATTTAATTCTTTTTCTAGTCTTTCCAATTCTTTAGAATAATCGATTAAATCATTCAAAGGAATGATAATTTTATAAGAATCTTTAACAATTACTATATTATTATCTTCTGATATTTCTTCGTTAACCTTATATTCGTTAATAGAAACACTTGATCTAAATAGTGATTCTAGTTGTTTAAAATCTTCTTCCAAGTTTTTATCAGAAGTCAATATATATACATCAGATTGCTTTTTAGGTGCAATATTCATTTCTTGTCTAGAATTTCTAATACTAATTACAGATTCAACTAACTTGTCAATAATTTGTTCTTCGTTTTTATATGATTTGCTTTCAGAATATTTTGGCCATGTTTCATTGATCAACATATCATTTTTATTAGGAAGATAACTATATATTTCTTCTGTGATATATGGCATGAATGGATGTAATAATTTTATTACATTAGTCAATGTATAAATCAAAACTGAGATTGCAGATTCTTTTAAATTAGAATCATCTCCATAAAGTCTTGGTTTAACTAGTTCAATGTACCAATCGCAGAATACATTCCAAGTAAAATCATATATTTTTTCAGCTGCAATACCAATTTCGTATTTATTTAAATTAGTAGATACTTCATCAATTACATCATTTAAGCTAGATATAATCCACTTGTCTTCAATTTGTAATTCAACATCATCTATATTTTTGACCTCATCTTCTACATTCATGAAAACAAATCTAGATGCGTTCCATAATTTATTACAGAAATTTCTATTAGCTTCTACTTTTTCCATGTAGAATCTTGAATCATTTCCAGGAGTGTTACCGGTAATTAATGCAAATCTTAAAGCATCAGCTCCGTATTGATCGATAACTTCTATCGGATCAATACCATTTCCCAAAGATTTTGACATTTTTCTTCCTTGAGAGTCTTTAACTAATCCTGTCAAATAAACATCTTTGAAAGGAACTTCTCCCAAATTATAAAGTGAAGAGAATACCATCCTAATTACCCAGAAGAAAATAATATCGTATCCTGTTACTAACACATTTGTTGGGAAGAAATATTTCAAATCTTCTGTTTCGTTTGGCCAACCTAATGTTGAAAATGGCCATAACGCAGATGAGAACCATGTATCTAAAGTATCTGGATCTTGAGTGTATTTTTCAGGATCTGGATTTTTTCTTGCAACTACAACTTCACCAGTTTCATTGTGATAATAAACTGGAAGTCTGTGTCCCCACCATAATTGACGAGATATGCACCAATCTCTTATGTTTTCTAACCAATTTACATAAACTTTTTCAAATCTTTTTGGAATAAATCTAATTTCTTCATTTTTATAAGCGTCTAAAGCTAATTTTGCTAGTTTATCCATCTTGACAAACCATTGTTTACTGATTAATGGTTCGACAGTCGTATGACATCTTTCACAATGACCTACAGCATGTTCGTGTTCTTTTACTGAATCAAGTTGTCCGATTTTTTCCAAATCTTCGATAATTAATTTTCTTGCTTCATATCTGTCTAATCCAGAATATTTTCCATATCCTTCAACAATTTTTGCGTCCTCATCAATTACGATGCATTGTCCTAAATCATGTCTTGCTCCTACTTCGAAGTCATTAGGATCATGTGAAGGAGTAATTTTAACAATTCCCGTTCCAAATTCCATATCAACATAGCTATCAGCAATAACTTTAATTTCTCTATTAACCAATGGTAATATCAAAGTTTTTCCAACAATATCAGTGTATCTTTCATCATCTGGATTAACAGCAACTGCCAAATCCCCTAATAATGTTTCCGGTCTAGTAGTAGCAATTACAATGTAATCATCAGAGTCTTTGAATTTATATCTAATATTCCAAAAATATCCTGATTCGTCTTCGTGAACTACTTCTATATCACTTATTGCGGTATGACAATTTGGGCACCAATTTACAATTCTATCTCCTTGGTAGATCAAATCATCATTGTACATCTTTATGAATACTTCTTCTACTGCTTCTGTTAAATTGTCATCAAGAGTAAAAGCTTCTCTACTCCAATCACAAGATACACCTAATTTTTTTAATTGATTTTTGATATTTCCACCGTATTCATGTGTCCAGTCCCAAGATGCTTCCAAAAATCCATCTCTACCTAAAGATTCTTTGGATTTCCCTTCTTCTTTTAATTTACTTACAACTTTTGCTTCTGTTGCAATACTAGCATGGTCTGTCCCTGGAACCCAAAGAGCACTATATCCATCCATTCTATTTTTTCTAATTAAAATATCTTGTATAGTGTTATTTAACGCATGACCAAGGTGTAAATTCCCAGTTACATTTGGTGGTGGCATTACAATTGTAAATGGTTTTTTATCTTTATCAATAACGCCTTTGAAGTAGCCTTCATTTTCCCAAATTTTATATATTTTATCTTCAAATTCTTTTGGATTGTAATTTTTTTCTAAGTTCTTCATAATTCTCCTAAATTTTATTTAAAATATGGATTGTATTTCTTTTCATCACCCATATTGGTTTCTGGTCCGTGTCCAGGATAAACTTTTATATCATTATTTAAAAGCTTTAACTTTTCAACACTGTTTTTTATATCTTCAAAACTTGCAGTCGGTAAATCATATCTACCTATTGAATTCTTAAACAACATATCTCCTGAAAACATTACGTCTTTGTAAATATAGCAGCTAGAACCATAAGTATGCCCTGGAGTTTCTAGGACTGATATTTTAGAATCATTAAACTCAATCGTATCTCCTTCTTTTACATAATGATCTGCAATTAAAGTAATTGGATTACCAACTTTTCTTGTATAATTTTTTTCGGGATCTTCAAGTAAATCTTTTTCTTTTTCTGGAGCATAAATAACAGTATTTAGCTTATTTTTTAATTCTTCAGCTGCAAATATATGATCAAAATGGCCATGTGTAATCAATATAAATTGTATTTCTAAATTGCGATTTTTGATATATTCACAAATATCATCAGCTTGTGCACCTGGATCCACAACAAAACATTTATTATCTTCCGATAAAATGTACATGTTTTCTCCATATTTTGTAGTAACTATTTTGTCTAATGTCATTATTCACTCCTACTATCTATAATTATCGTAACTGGTCCATCATTTGTAAGTGATACCTTCATATCAGCTCCAAATTCCCCAGTTTGAAAAGGTACATTTTCTTTTTTTAACTCTTCAATAAACTTTTCGTATAAATCTCTAGCAAATTCTCCTTTGGCACATTTATCAAATGATGGTCTATTCCCTTTTCTAGTACTTGCATACAATGTAAACTGAGAGACCAGTAAAATTTCATAATTTAAATCTTTGATTGAAAGATTAAGCTTATCTTCTTCATCAGAAAATATTCTTAAATTAACAAGTTTTCTGATGCAATAATCAATATCCTGTTCATTATCATCTCTATGAATTCCTAGTAGTACTAAAAAACCATCTTTAATTTCACTTTTTGTTGTACCATCTATTTCCACTTTTGCTTTATTAACTCTTTGAACTAATAATTTCATTATGAATTCACCCTAAAAACGTCAATAGTTCCTTTAATATTTTTAATTCTAGCAATTACTGTATCGATTTGAGAACTATAGCTGATTTCTAATATTATATTAATCGTTACTGTTTTGTCTTTATTTGTTCTTGTGTTAAATGTTTTAATGTTTAATTTGCACTCACTTATAACTTTAGTTATATCAGCAAGATAACCGACATTACTAAAAGATATTATTTGAAGTTCAACTTGATAATTATGATTTATTAAATTACTTCCCCATCTAACTGTGATTAATCTATCTTTGTCATTGACAGTTTTTACATTGGAACAATCTCTTCTGTGAACACTAATTCCTCTACCTCTAGTAATGTATCCGACTATTTCGTCACCAGGAATTGGGTTGCAACATTTAGCAAGTTTTATCTCTACATTGTCAATTCCATCAATTACTACTCCACTTTCTTTTGGCTCTTCATTAACAAAATCGACATGATTTGGTTTATTGACAACTTGGTCTGTTTCATAATAGTCTTTGTGGTATTCCTTTAGCTTAGGAATAACTTGCGTAACCCTTGTAGAACCATAACCAATAGCTGCGTACAAATCATCAATAGATGAAAAACTTAATTTACTTGCAATTTCTTCAAGCCATTCTCTTTTTAGTAATTCGTTGAAACTATAGCCCATTTTTGCAACTTCTTTTTCAAGCATATCTCTTCCAGAAACAATATTTTCAGTTCTTTGTTCCTTTTTAAACCACTGTTTGATTTTTGTTTTTGCTTGAGAAGATTTTACGATTTTAAGCCAGTCTTTTGAAGGGCCTGAATTTGGGTTTGTAAGGATTTCAACCACATTTCCTGTTTTTAATTTGTAAGTTAATGGTACAATCTTTCCGTCTACTTTTGCACCAACACATTTGTTTCCTACTGCAGAGTGAACTTTATAAGCAAAATCAATAGGTGTTGAACCAGATGGCAAATCCATTACATCGCCTTTTGGTGAGTAAACAAAAACTTCATCATTGGCAAATTCTTCTTTGAATAAATCCATAAATTCTTTTGAATCGGTATAATCTTTTTGCCAATCCATGATTTCTCTTAGCCATGCTAATTTGCTATCATATTTCGATTTTTTATTAGTTGTACCTTCCTTGTATTTCCAATGTGCAGCGATACCATATTCAGAAGTTTTATGCATTTCCCAAGTTCTTATTTGTATCTCATATGTTCTTCCGTCATGAGCTAATATTGTAGTGTGTAAAGATTGGTACATATTAGGTTTTGGAGTTGCAATATAATCTTTGAAAGTATTAGGTATTGGCCTGAAGAATCTATGAGCAATTCCCAAAACATCATAGCATTCACTTTCTTTGTTTACTATAACTCTGATGGCTGATAAATCTTTGATTTCTTCAAAAGCCAAATGTTTTTTGTACATTTTCTTATATATTGAAAAAACACTTTTTGGTCTTCCAAAAATCTCTGCTTTTATATTATATTTTTCAAGTTCATCTTGGAATTGTCTTATAATGTTTTGAATTTGGGATTCTCTTTGTTGTCTAGTTTCGTTTATTTTATTTACAATATCTTGGTAAATATTTGGTTCCAAATACTTTAAGCTTAAATCTTCTAATTCCCATTTAATCGTAGACATACCAAGTCTGTGAGCAAGTGGTGCATAAATTTCTAATACTTCATTGGCTTTTTCAATCTGTTTTTCACGAGTCATGTATTCCAAAGTTCTCATATTGTGAAGTCTGTCAGACAATTTGATTATTATAACTCTGATGTCCTTGGCCATTGCCAATATCATTTTCTTTAAATTTTCTGCTTGATTATCTTTTTTAGTTTTAAATTTAATTTGTTTTAATTTTGTAACACCATCGACCAGGTCAGCTATTTCTTTACTAAACAGATACTCTAAATCTTCGTAAGTAATTTCTGTATCCTCTACGACATCATGAAATAGTCCGGCTATGATAGTTGCATCATCCATATTCAAAGAAGCCAAAATTTTTGCTACAGCCATTGGATGAATTGCATAAGGCTCACCAGAATTTCTAAACTGTCCCTCATGAGCTCTAACCATGTAGCCATATGCTCTAGTTATCTCATCTACATCAGTATTTGGATTATACGATTTTATAGATTTTATCAAACTTTGTAAATCCGATTGTTCATAATGCATAAAGCTACCTCCTAATAATTATTTTGTTATAATTATACCATAACATGAGCATTATTGTTAACATTTATCTTAAATCAATTAAATTTAATTGAATATTCTTAACATTATTAAAATCATTTATTTCGGGATAGTATATAATATCGATATTTGCGTTACAAGCAATATTGTTTTCAAGTTGACTCATTACATTTTCACCGAATTTTTCTAATAAATAATTATATTTATCTATAGCTTCTGAAAACAAAATTGCATCAATTGTTTTATTATTTTTGAGTAACTTCAACTTCAAAACATTCTTATTTTTCCCAATCATCTTTGCAAAAATAATTTCCAAGTCTCTATCTCCCAAAATAGGTCTAGGGTTATCTTTTCCAAATGGACGCAAACGATCGATTTCTTCTATCAAATCAAAATCTATCTTGTCGACATAAAAGCTTGAATCAATCAGAATTTTTTTTACAAAATCTTCTTCTGTTAGTTTGCTATTTTGATTAACTTTAGTCCTAAACTCATCTAATTTATCCTCTTCAATTGATAATCCACATGCCATAGGATGTCCACCAAATGATACAAACATTTCTCTAAACTCATCAAATTCTTTGAATATATCATACTCAGAAATACTTCTTCCTGATCCTTTAAGAATATTTTCATTTTCAGATTTTGTTAATATTAAAGTCGGTTTATTGTATTTTTCTTTGATTCTTCCAGCTATGATTCCACAGACACTCTCATGAATCCCTTCAACATTACAAATCAATATATCATCGTTTATAAGTTCTGTATTTTCAATTATTTCAACAGCTTTATTAAATCCTTCTTCTGTTAGTTTTTTTCTTTTTTCATTGAGATCAACTAAGATTTTAGCGTAAGCTTCCACATTATCCATATTTTCATCACGAAATAGTTCAACGCCTAATTTTGCAGTATCTAATCTTCCAGCAGCATTGATACATGGACCAATTATAAATCCTAGACTGTAAACATTTACTCCATTTCTAATTCCAGTCATCTCAATTAAGCATTTTAAACCGTAATTATCAGTATTATTAATTTCTTGTAATCCTTTAGTAACAAAATATCTGTTTTCGTCTTTTAAATCGACGATATCACAAACAGTTCCCATTGCAACATATTGAAGTAAATTTTCACATTCTAACATGCCGTATCCTTTTTTGACATTAATAGCTTGAATTAATTTATAACAAACCCCTGCGCCACATAAACTTTTAAATGGATACTTGCAAGATTGTTGCTGTGGGTTAATAACTGCATCAGCATTTGGAATGATTTCTTTTCCATCATGTTTTATTGTTTGGTGATGATCAGTTACAATTATTTTTAATCCATTTTGTTTGGCATATTCACATTGTTCTATAGCGCTTATACCATTGTCACATGTTATTATCAAATCAATATTATCTTCAATACATTTGTCTATTATATTAAAAGAAATCCCATATCCATCAGTCATTCTATTAGGAATATCATAAGAAAGTTTATCTGTAAAATATCCAAGACCATCAAGTAAAGTCATCGTCGACGAATTTCCATCTTGATCATAATCTCCAACTATTCTTATGTTTTGATCATTTTCAATAGCATTGATAATTATATCTACCGCTTTATCCATATCTTTCATTAAAAAAGGATCATGATATGAATTTTCTGCAATAGGATTTAAAAAAGTTTGGAAATCAGTTATGTTTCTATTTAATAAAATTTTTGCTATTAATGGATGAATATTATTTCGTTGTGACACTTCGCTAAAATTATTCCCTCTATTATTTATTAACCATTTATTCATTCATTATCTCCAAATAAAAAAATGGATTTATAGCTCAAACTTAAAATTTGAGCTATAAATCAATTTCTATTTTTCTTCATTATCTTCTTTTTTGTCTTCTGTTACTTTTGCTGCCTTTACATTAGATGCAATAGCATTTTTAACGAACTCAAGTCTTGTTTTTTGTGATGCAGTTTCTAAAATAACACTATCATCAGTTACAGAAACTATTGTTCCTTTAACTCCACCAATTGTAATTACTTCGTCTCCAACTTTTATAGCGTTTCTCATATCCATTAATTGTTTTTGTTGTTTTTGTTGTGGACGAATCATTAAAAAATACATTACAGCAAAAAGTGCAATCAAAGGCAATAATGATGCTAACATTTTTGGCATAATAATCCTCCTCGTATAATATAGTTGTAGTAATAAATACTACATTTTATTCTCAATCCCACTTTCTTATGGGATAATAATTGTATAGATAGAGGTCGTAGTCTCCCTCCTTGAAGCTAGTCTTCCTATTTAAGGGTTACGCCTCTACTTTACGTCCTTATCAGTATGAGCTGGATAGCACATTTCGTTGCTGTATGTCTAACGAGGTTTGATTGTCGTAAAGTTCTTGAGGGTTCTTTCTCTATCTAAATTTATATTAAAGCTAGGTGATTTTATGTTTTACATTGGTGTTGATATTGCAAAGAATAACCACGAAGCCTCAATAATTGATTCTAATGGTAAACTTGTTTCTGAGTCTTTTTCTTTTTCTAATTCTATTAGAGGATTAGAGAAGTTTCAGAAATTTATTTCCTCTTTTTCGATTGATTTTAACAATTGTATTATTGGTATGGAAGCTACAGGTCATTATTGGCTGTCTCTTTATTCTTTCTTGATTGATTTAGGATTTTCTTGTATTGTTATTAATCCTATTCAGTCTGATGCTTTTAGAAAGATGTATATTAGACAGACTAAAAATGATTCTGTGGATTCTTTTGTTATCGCTCAAATTCTTAGGTTTGGCGAGTTTTCTGTTTCTCATTTTTCTGATGAGGATACTTTTGCTTTAAGAAATTCTTTCTAGGTTCAGGTTTGCTCTTGTTGATGAAGCTTCTGATTGGAAGAGAAAGCTTGTTTGTATTTTAGATCAGGTTTTCCCTGAGTATTCTTCGCTTTTTTCTAATATTTATGGTGTGGCTTCTAAGGAGCTTTTGAGTAAGTATCCTTTGCCTGAGGATATGATTTCTATTCCTGCTGATGAGCTTGCTAAGATGTTGTCTAAGTGTAGTAAGGGTCGCTTTGGTATTGATAAGGCTAAAGAAATCCAAGAGAAAGCTTCTAATTCCTTTGGTGTTAAGTTTGCTTTGAAGTCTTTTTCTTTTCAAATCAAACAAATTATTGCTCAAATTTCTTTTCTTGAAGATCAGATTTTTGAGATTGAAGATGAAATTTCTTCTATGATTAATTCTTTATGCCCTGTTATTACTTCTATTACCGGTATTGGTGATGTCTTAGGTGCTGCTATTTTCTCAGAAATCGGTGATATTTCACGATTTGAGAGAGCTAATCAGTTGGTTGCTTATGCTGGTTTAGATGTTGCTGTTAAGCAATCTGGTAATTTTAATGCTACTGATACTAAGATTTCTAAACGTGGTTCTCCTTATCTTAGACGTGCTATTTGGCTTGCTGCTTGTGTTGCTGCTTTTAAAGATCCTGCTTTGTCTGTGTATTATCAAAAACTTAGACAAAGAGGTAAAGCTCATGGTACAGCTATTGGTGCTGTTGCTAGAAAACTTACTAACATTATTTTTGCTGTTTTGAGGGATAACAAAGCTTACATACCTAATATTTAGTTGTTGTGTAATTCTTATTAAATTTTTCTAAGCCTAATTTTTTAGGCTTGTTTGACATGCCTTAAATTTCAAGATAAATTATTTTTTATTTTCTCTTGACATTTGATAGCTGGTCTTAAATATTTACTTATTTAATATTATCACATTTTTGGTGATAATCATAACCATAATTTCTATAGAATTCATCTTTGAATTCTAAGTATCTATCTTCTTCTATAGATTTTCTGATATTTTCCATCAATTTTATCAAAAATCTCAAATTATGAATAGACAATAATCTTGCTCCCAATATTTCATCTACATTCAGTAAATGTCTAATATATGCTCTAGTATGATTTTTACAAGCATAGCAATCGCAATTTTCATCAAGTGGCGAAAAATCATCTTTGTATTTTGCGTTTTTTACTACTAATTTACCTTTAGATGTTAGAGCTGTACCATTACGGGCAATTCTTGTTGGAAGTACACAGTCACACATATCAACACCATGTTCTACCGCTTCGAATAAATAATCCGGTGTACCAACACCCATTAAATATCTTGGTTTATTTTCAGGCATAAAATCAGTTGTAAAATCTAATAAATCAATCATCAAATCTCTAGGTTCGCCAACGGATAATCCACCTATAGCATAACCTGGCAAATCAAAATCAATAGTATTCTTAGCAGAATATTCTCTTAAATCTTTGTACATACCACCTTGAATAATCCCAAAAAGATTTTGCTTATCAGTGTTTTTATGATAATCTTTACATCTTTTAAGCCATCTTAGTGTTCTTTTCATTGAGTCTTCTGTGTATTCATAACTTGCTGGATAAGGAACACATTCATCAAAAGCCATCATTATATCAGATCCCAAATCATTTTGAATTTCCATTGATTTTTCAGGAGATATAAAATGTTTTGATCCATCAATATGGCTTCTAAATTGTACTCCTTCTTCTGTAATTTTTCTGGTCTTACTCAAACTAAAAACTTGAAATCCACCACTATCTGTTAGAATTGGTTTATCCCAATTCATAAATTTATGAAGTCCATCTGCTTTTCTTATAATTTCTTGGCCTGGTTTTAAGTATAAATGGTATGTGTTAG
This Finegoldia magna ATCC 53516 DNA region includes the following protein-coding sequences:
- a CDS encoding IS110 family transposase; its protein translation is MLSRFRFALVDEASDWKRKLVCILDQVFPEYSSLFSNIYGVASKELLSKYPLPEDMISIPADELAKMLSKCSKGRFGIDKAKEIQEKASNSFGVKFALKSFSFQIKQIIAQISFLEDQIFEIEDEISSMINSLCPVITSITGIGDVLGAAIFSEIGDISRFERANQLVAYAGLDVAVKQSGNFNATDTKISKRGSPYLRRAIWLAACVAAFKDPALSVYYQKLRQRGKAHGTAIGAVARKLTNIIFAVLRDNKAYIPNI
- the tgt gene encoding tRNA guanosine(34) transglycosylase Tgt; this encodes MFKFTLEKKSSQCKARTGTIETNHGVIKTPVFMPVGTRATVKAMNNDELKSIGSQIILSNTYHLYLKPGQEIIRKADGLHKFMNWDKPILTDSGGFQVFSLSKTRKITEEGVQFRSHIDGSKHFISPEKSMEIQNDLGSDIMMAFDECVPYPASYEYTEDSMKRTLRWLKRCKDYHKNTDKQNLFGIIQGGMYKDLREYSAKNTIDFDLPGYAIGGLSVGEPRDLMIDLLDFTTDFMPENKPRYLMGVGTPDYLFEAVEHGVDMCDCVLPTRIARNGTALTSKGKLVVKNAKYKDDFSPLDENCDCYACKNHTRAYIRHLLNVDEILGARLLSIHNLRFLIKLMENIRKSIEEDRYLEFKDEFYRNYGYDYHQKCDNIK